A genomic segment from Gadus morhua chromosome 4, gadMor3.0, whole genome shotgun sequence encodes:
- the parp12b gene encoding protein mono-ADP-ribosyltransferase PARP12b, producing the protein MSSYEVLRDGIIHHATSVLCSNKGSMASSQLYEQIMKSFDVTQGDFWFIMKCARFEVKRTGVDDDSVVVAKTSLRLCKEYWKGTCYEEKCEELHICKYYVYGNCRFGKNEFRKPCKHSHDLRCPHNQSLLRDCTLQDLPEEDLFLLLMQNDPSLLPEVCVHYNRGGVPDGACTFRDSCTKLHLCLHHTQGRCRFGERCQRLHAVDHRGLKLLQERGLRAGDFIRDLPGIYQNRHHLLAAAAAQQASGGGSGPQAPTQETLRQPEEFNAIREKRKAAKIRYRSSHPARSKMAVDGPSCSLTNPADSQPFSVSPLGISDLRHQLSSPVIQTDLRTSKVNICLHFLRRRCQFEDQCILVHFNMPYKWEVWKGGAWCDLRHMEEIELAYCDPEARKSPGSRPVDFLTMTQGSRSLPVRRLSTVSSVTKPPHYTLTTEWVWYYRDNHRSWVEYGQPDSGQRTTSVTSRDLEQAYQKNPFNKVPIMKGFRKYLLSFKDMYQWNQALDTRRPVRRRPRFLSAAGLATLTAR; encoded by the exons ATGTCGAGTTATGAAGTTCTTCGTGATGGAATTATTCACCATGCCACCAGTGTGCTTTGTAGCAACAAGGGGTCCATGGCTTCCTCGCAGTTGTACGAGCAGATCATGAAGAGCTTTGATGTGACCCAAGGCGACTTTTGGTTCATCATGAAGTGCGCTCGTTTTGAGGTGAAGCGTACCGGGGTGGACGATGACTCCGTGGTCGTGGCTAAAACCTCTCTACGTTTGTGCAAAGAATATTGGAAAGGGACTTGTTACGAGGAAAAGTGTGAGGAATTGCATATTTGCAAATATTATGTTTATGGGAATTGCAGATTCGGGAAAAATGAGTTCCG AAAACCGTGCAAGCACTCCCACGACCTACGGTGCCCACACAACCAGTCGCTCCTTCGAGACTGCACCCTGCAGGACCTCCCCGAAGAggacctcttcctcctgcttaTGCAGAACGACCCGAGCCTGCTGCCAGAG GTGTGCGTCCACTACAACCGCGGCGGAGTGCCGGACGGGGCGTGCACCTTCAGGGACAGCTGCACCAAGCTGCACCTGTGCCTGCACCACACCCAGGGCCGCTGCCGCTTCGGCGAGCGGTGCCAGCGGCTGCACGCGGTAGACCACCGGGGTCTGAAGCTGCTGCAGGAGAGGGGCCTGCGCGCCGGTGACTTCATCCGAGACCTGCCCGGCATCTACCAGAACCGCCACCACCTcctagccgccgccgccgcgcagcAAGCTAGCGGGGGGGGTAGCGGCCCCCAAG CCCCAACCCAAGAGACTCTGCGCCAGCCTGAAGAGTTCAACGCCATTCGGGAGAAACGTAAAGCGGCTAAGATCCGCTACAGATCATCTCATCCAGCTCGCTCCAAGATGGCGGTAGATGGCCCTTCCTGCTCATTAACCAACCCAGCTGATTCCCAACCTTTCAGTGTTTCCCCAC TTGGTATTTCTGATCTGAGACATCAGCTGAGTTCGCCCGTCATTCAGACAGATCTGAGGACTTCCAAAGTCAACATCTGTCTCCACTTCCTCCGCAGAAGATGCCAATTTGAAG accagtGCATTCTCGTGCACTTCAACATGCCCTATAAGTGGGAGGTGTGGAAGGGCGGAGCCTGGTGTGACCTGAGGCACATGGAGGAGATTGAGTTGGCCTACTGCGACCCTGAAGCCAGGAAAAG CCCTGGCTCCAGGCCGGTGGACTTCCTCACCATGACCCAGGGGAGCAGGTCTCTCCCGGTGCGCCGGCTGTCCACGGTGTCGTCGGTGACCAAGCCCCCCCACTACACCCTGACCACGGAGTGGGTGTGGTACTACCGGGACAACCACAGGAGCTGGGTGGAGTACGGCCAGCCC GACAGCGGACAACGTACCACCTCGGTGACCTCCCGGGACCTGGAGCAGGCTTATCAGAAGAACCCCTTCAATAAGGTCCCGATAATGAAGGGCTTCCGGAAATACCTCCTCAGCTTTaagg acatgTACCAGTGGAACCAGGCGTTGGACACCAGGAGACCCGTGCGCCGCCGCCCTCGCTTCCTGTCCGCTGCCGGCCTGGCGACACTGACGGCCCGATAG
- the LOC115543016 gene encoding uncharacterized protein LOC115543016, translated as MASANTSWSEENFSCSICLDVFNNPVTTACGHNFCRTCITKFWDEQIQYKCPVCNKLFNTRPDLQVNTFLSELAAPFRTTVQVKEQLFVEQAEVPCDFCTGTQLKAVKSCLECFMSFCQTHLEPHQRVARLQKHRLVEPMDRLEDRMCKKHNILLELFCQTDQVCVCQFCTEGDHRSHPVVPLKEEYEVKTAQLGKMEAEVPQMIQERKQKIKEITDTVELSSKDADREIAIGGQVFTALIGCVEKCRDEFNQTVQEKLKSTEKQADDLIKELEQEIEDLTNRSSEVKRLSHTEDHLHFLQAFRSLKDPPPTRDWTTVEFRPPSYVGTLRRSLDQLEETLNMEMEKLREAAELKRVQQYEVDVTLDPDTAHPRLILSEDGKQVHDGGVEKTLPDNPKRFTRKIHVLTRQSFSSGRFYFEVQVKDKTQWYLGVVRESINRIGETKGTPKTGHWTLLFNKDGLFFKDNPAVRLPLRAELQKVGVFVDYDEGLVSFYDVEARVHIYSATGCTFSEPLYPFLCPGVHDDGGTNNSAPLIISPVNQTDVVYLGDEVVYLRDEVVYLRDEVLYLRDEDVYLRDEVVYLRDEVVYLSEMKTRMCRGCVSLRDEFVQLRDEDVYLRDEACTHVSGMASANTCWSEENFSCPICLDVFNNPVTTTCGHNFCRTCITKFWDEQVQYKCPVCNKLFNTRPDLQVNTFLSELAAQFKTTVRVKEQLFVEQAEVPCDFCTGTQLMAVKSCLVCFTSYCQTHLEPHQRVARLQKHRLVEPMHRLEDRMCKKHDRLLELFCQTERVCVCQFCTEGDHRSHPVVPLKEEYEVRTAQLGKIEAEVPQMIQETKQKIKEITDTVELSSKDADREIAIGGQVFTALIGCVEKCRDEFNQTVQEKLTSTVKQADDLIKELEQEIEDLTNRSSEVKQLSHTEDHLHFLQAFRSLKDPPPTRDWTTVEVRPPSYVGTLRRSLDQLEETLNMEMKKLHGAELKRVQQYEVDVTLDPDTASSQLILSEDGKQVHDGGVVKTLPDNPKRFTRKIYVLTRQSFSSGRFYIEVQVKDKTSWYLGVVRESIDRIGRIKGTPETGYWTLYFDNDGLFFRDDPAVRLPLRAELQKVGVFVDYDEGLLSFYDLEDRVHIYSATGCTFSEPLYPFLCPGLHNGGTNSAPLILSPVNQTD; from the exons atggcctctgctaacacttcctggtctgaagagaacttttcatgttccatctgtctggatgtgttcaacaaTCCAGTTACCaccgcatgtggacacaacttctgcagaacctgtattacaaagttctgggatgaacaaatccagtacaaatgtcctgtttgcaacaagctgttcaacacaagacctgatctacaggtcaataccTTCTTATCAGAGTTGGCTGCTCCGTTTAGAACAACCGTACAAGTAAAAGAGCAGCTTTTTGTTGAAcaagcagaagttccctgtgacttctgcactgggacccagctgaaggccgtgaagtcctgcctagagtgttttatgtctttctgccaaacccacctggagccacatcagagagtcgctcgcctgcagaaacatcggctggtcgagcctatggaccgtctggaagacaggatgtgtaagaaacacaacatacttctggagctcttctgccagaccgaccaggtatgtgtgtgtcagttctgcacagagggggaccacaggtcccatcctgttgtacctctaaaggaggaatatgaagtgaagacggcccagctggggaagatggaggctgaagttccgcagatgatccaggagagaaaacaaaagattaaggagatcacagacacagtggaactgagcagcaaagatgcagacagagagatagccattGGTGGccaggtcttcactgctctgataggctgtgttgaaaagtgccgggatgaattcaaccaaactgttcaagagaaactgaaatccacagagaaacaagctgatgacctcatcaaagagctggagcaggaaatagaagatctgaccaatagaagctcagaggtgaagcggctctcacacactgaagaccacctccacttcctccaggccttcagatccctcaaggatcctccacccaccagggactggacgacggtggagTTCCgacctccgtcatacgtagggaccttgaggagatccttggatcagctggaggagacactgaacatggagatggagaagctgCGTGAAgctgctgaactgaagagggtccagcagtatgaagtagacgtgactctggatcctgatacagctcatcccaggctcatcctgtctgaggacgggaaacaagtacatgatggaggtgtagagAAGacactcccagacaaccctaaaaGATTTACAAGGAAGATACATGTTCtaacgaggcagagcttctcctcagggagattttactttgaggtccaggttaaagacaagactcaATGGTATTTAGGAGTGGtcagagagtccatcaacagaatCGGCGAGACCAAAGGGACCCCTAAGACGGGTCACTGGACGCTTCTCTTCAACAAGGATGGGTTGTTTTTTAAAGATAACcctgctgtccgtctccctctgagagctgagctccagaaggtgggggtgtttgttgattatgatgagggtctcgtctccttctatgatgtggaggccagggttcatatctactctgctactggctgcaccttcagtgagcctctctatccattcctctgcCCAGGCGTCCATGATGATGGAGGTACtaacaactctgcccccctgatcatctcccctgtcaatcaaacagac GTTGTGTACCTCGGAGACGAGGTTGTGTACCTCCGAGACGAGGTTGTGTACCTCAGAGACGAGGTTCTGTACCTCCGAGACGAGGATGTATACCTCCGAGACGAGGTTGTGTACCTCAGAGACGAGGTTGTGTATCTCTCAGAGATGA AGACGAGGATGTGTCGAGGTTGTGTatcactcagagatgagtttgtGCAACTCAGAGACGAGGATGTGTACCTCAGAGACGAGGCTTGCACTCACGTCAGTG gaatggcctctgctaacacttgCTGGTCTGAAGAGAATTTTTCCtgtcccatctgtctggatgtgttcaacaaTCCAGTTACCAccacatgtggacacaacttctgcagaacctgtattactaagttctgggatgaacaagtccagtacaaatgtcctgtttgcaacaagcttttcaacacaagacctgatctacaggtcaataccTTCTTATCAGAGTTGGCTGCTCAGTTTAAAACAaccgtacgagtaaaagagcagctcTTTGTAGAACAAGCggaagttccctgtgacttctgtactgggacccagctgatggccgtgaagtcctgcctagtgtgttttacctcttactgccaaacccacctggagccacatcagagagtcgctcgcctgcagaaacatcggctggtcgagcctatgcaccgtctggaagacaggatgtgtaagaaacacgacagacttctggagctcttctgccagactgaacgggtatgtgtgtgtcagttctgcacagagggtgaccacaggtcccatcctgttgtacctctaaaggaggaatatgaagtgaggacggcccagctggggaagatagaggctgaagttccgcagatgatccaggagacaaaacaaaagattaaggagatcacAGACACAGTGGAACTGAGCAGTAAAGAtgcggacagagagatagccattGGTGGccaggtcttcactgctctgataggctgtgttgaaaagtgccgggatgaattcaaccaaactGTTCAAGAGAAACTGACATCCACAGTGAAACAAGCTGATGACCTCATCAAAGAgttggagcaggaaatagaagatctgaccaatagaagctcagaggtgaagcagctctcacacactgaagaccacctccacttcctccaggccttcagatccctgaaggatcctccacccaccagggactggacgacggtggaggtccgacctccgtcatacgtagggaccttgaggagatccctggatcagctggaggagacactgaacatggagatgaagaagctgcatggagctgaactgaagagggtccagcagtatgaagtagatgtgactctggatcctgatacagcttcTTCccagctcatcctgtctgaggacgggaaacaagtacatgatggaggtgtagtgaagacactcccagacaaccctaaaaGATTTACAAGGAAGATATATGTTCttacgaggcagagcttctcctcagggagattttacattgaggtccaggttaaagacaagacctCATGGTATTTAGGAGTggtcagagagtccatcgacagaatcGGCAGGATCAAAgggacccctgagacgggttactggacgCTTTACTTTGACAATGATGGGTTGTTTTTTAGAGATGACcctgctgtccgtctccctctgagagctgagctccagaaggtgggggtgtttgttgattatgatgagggtctgctCTCCTTCTATGATTTGGAGgacagggttcatatctactctgctactggctgcaccttcagtgagcctctctatccattcctctgcCCAGGTTTACATAATGGTGGtacaaactctgcccccctgatcctctcacctgtcaatcaaacagactag
- the LOC115542682 gene encoding zinc finger protein RFP-like, whose product MASANTCWSEENFSCPICLDVFNNPVTTTCGHNFCRTCITKFWDEQVQYKCPVCNRLFNTRPDLQVNTFLSELAAQFRTTVRVKEQLFVDQAEVPCDFCTGTQLKAVKSCLECFMSFCQTHLEPHQRVARLQKHRLVEPMDRLEDRMCKKHNILLELFCQTEQVCVCQFCTEGDHRSHPVVPLKEEYEVRKAQLGKIEAEVLQMIQERKQKIKEITDTVDLSSKDADREIAIGGQVFTALIGCVEKCRDEFNQTVQEKLKSTEKQADDFIKELEQEIEDLTNRSSEVKQLSHTEDHLHFLQAFRSLKDPPHTRDWTSVVVRPRSYVGTLRRSLDQLEETLNMEMKKLREATELMRVQQYEVDVTLDPDTAASNLILSEDGKQVHDGGVVKRLPENPKRFTRYIHVLTRQSFSSGRFYFEVQVKDKTGWYLGVARESIERIGETKVTPEMGSWTLHCDKNGLLFSDSPSVRLPLRAELQKVGVFVDYDEGLVSFYDVEARVHIYSATGCTFSEPLYPFLCPGLHNGGTNSAPLILSPVNQTD is encoded by the coding sequence atggcctctgctaacacttgctggtctgaagagaacttttcatgtcccatctgtctggatgtgttcaacaaTCCAGTTACCAccacatgtggacacaacttctgcagaacctgtattacaaagttctgggatgaacaagtccagtacaaatgtcccGTTTGCAACAGGCtcttcaacacaagacctgatctacaggtcaataccttcttatcagagttggctgctcagtttagaacaaccgtacgagtaaaagagcagcttTTTGTTGATcaagcagaagttccctgtgacttctgtactgggacccagctgaaggccgtgaagtcctgcctagagtGTTTCATGTCtttctgccaaacccacctggagccacatcagagagtcgctcgcctgcagaaacatcggctggtcgagcctatggaccgtctagaagacaggatgtgtaagaaacacaacatacttctggagctcttctgccagactgaacaggtatgtgtgtgtcagttctgcacagagggggaccacaggtcccatcctgttgtacctctaaaggaggagtATGAAGTGAGGaaggcccagctggggaagatagaggcggAAGTTttgcagatgatccaggagagaaaacaaaagattaaggagatcacAGACACAGTGGATCTGAGCAGCaaagatgcagacagagagatagccattGGTGGccaggtcttcactgctctgataggctgtgttgaaaagtgccgggatgaattcaaccaaactgttcaagagaaactgaaatccacagagaaacaagctgatgacttcatcaaagagctggagcaggaaatagaagatctgaccaatagaagctcagaggtgaagcagctctcacacactgaagaccacctccacttcctccaggccttcagatccctgaaggatcctccacacaccagggactggacgtcGGTGGTGGTCCGACCTcggtcatacgtagggaccttgaggagatccctggatcagctggaggagacactgaacatggagatgaagaagctgcgtgaaGCTACTGAACTGatgagggtccagcagtatgaagtagatgtgactctggatcctgatacagctgcTTCCAATCTCATACTGTCTGAGGacgggaaacaagtacatgatggaggtgtagtgAAGAGACTCCCAGAGAACCCTAAAAGATTTACACGGTATATAcatgttctcacgaggcagagcttctcctcagggagattttactttgaggtccaggttaaagacaagactggatggtatttaggagtggccagagagtccatcgaaaGAATCGGCGAGACCAAAGTGACCCCTGAGATGGGTTCCTGGACGCTTCACTGTGACAAGAATGGGTTGTTATTTAGTGATAGCccttctgtccgtctccctctgagagctgagctccagaaggtgggggtgtttgttgactatgatgagggtctggtctccttctatgatgtggaggccagggttcatatctactctgctactggctgcaccttcagtgagcctctctatccattcctctgcCCAGGTTTACATAATGGTGGtacaaactctgcccccctgatcctctcacctgtcaatcaaacagactag